A segment of the Streptomyces sp. NBC_00376 genome:
GGCAGAGGGCGAGCACATGCGCATTCACTGGCCGCGCCGTGTCTTCGCCCAGGTCCTCCTCACCCAGGTGGTCATCACCACCGGCGTGATCATGCTCGTCACGGGGCTCTTCCTCGCCCCGCTCAGCCATCAGCTCGACAACCAGGCGATGCACCAGGCCCTCTCCATCGCCCAGACCACCGCCGCCGAACCCGGTCTGGTACGCGATCTGAGGAGCACCGGCCCCAGCCCCGGCGGACCGGTGCAGGCCGAGGCGGAGCGGATCCGGCGGGCCACCGGCGCGTTGTACATCGTCGTCATGGACACCCGCGGGGTGCGCTGGTCGCACACCGACACCGCGCAGATCGGCAGGCATGTCTCGACCGACCCCAGCACGGCGCTGGGCGGCCGGGAGATCATGCAGATCGACGACGGGACCCTGGGCCGGTCGGCACGCGCGAAGGTCCCGCTCCGCGACCGGCGCGGGAAGATCGTGGGCGCCGTGTCGGTGGGCATCGCCTACGACAGCGTCCACGACCGGCTGCTGGGAACCATTCCCGGTCTGCTGCAGTACTCCGGAGCGGCGCTCGCCGTGGGCGTGCTGGCGGCCCTGGCCGTCTCGCGGCGGCTGCAACGCTCCACGCACGGGCTCGCCTTCGCCGACATCTCCGCGTTGCTGGACGAGCGCGAGGCCATGCTGCACAGCATCCGTGAGGCGGTGCTCGCGCTCGACGCGCGGGGCCGGATCCGGCTCCTCAACGACGAGGCACGGCGGCTGCTGGAGCTGGACCAGGAGGCCGTCGGGCGCCCGCTGGGTGAGGTGCTGCCGCCGGGCCGTACGGCGGAAGTGCTGACGGGGCGGGTCGACGGCGCGAACCTGATCACCGTCTGCCGGGGCCGCGTGCTGATCGCCAACCGCATGCCCACCGGCGACGGCGGGGCCGTGGTCACCCTGCGCGACCGTACCGAGCTGGAGCTCCTGGGCCGTGAACTGGACTCCACGCACGGCCTGTTGGACGCGCTGCGCGCCCAGGACCACGAGCACGCCAACCGGCTGCACACCCTGCTGGGGCTGCTGGAGCTCGGCAGGCACGATGCCGCGGTGGAGTTCGTCGAGGAGGTGACCAGCGGTCACCGGGCTTCGGCGGAACAGGTCGCGGAGCGCGTCAACGACCCGCTGCTGTCCGCGCTGCTGGTGGGCAAGTCGGCCATCGCGGCGGAGCGGGGCGCTTCCCTGCGCATCTCGCCGGGCACCCGGCTCCCGGACGTGGTGGTGGACCCGCGCGATCTGGTGACCGTGCTCGGCAACCTGATCGACAACGCGCTGGACGTCGCCACGCTGATCGAGGTCGAACTGCTCGCGGAAGGAAGTACGGCGGTGCTGCGGGTCAGTGACAACGGCCCGGGGGTGCCTCCCGGGATGCGTGAGCAGATCTTCACCGAGGGCTGGTCCACCAAGGAGTCCCCCGCGCACCGGGGACGCGGCCTGGGGCTGGCGCTGGTGCGCCGGCTGGCCGAGCGCTACGGTGGCGCGGCCCGCGTCACGGCCCGGGCCGGCGGCGGCGCGGTCTTCACCGTCGTCCTGCCCGAGGCGCTCACCGTCCGGCCGCTGACAGAAGTGGGAGAGTCGCGATGATCGATGTCCTGGTGGTGGACGACGACTTCCGGGTTGCCGAGATCAATGCCGCGTACGTGGCCAAGGTCCCCGGCTTCCGGGTCATCTCCCGTGCGCACACCGCCGCTCAGGCGCTGGCCTTCCTGGAGCGCGACCATGTCGACCTCGTCCTGCTCGATCACTATCTGCCGGACGAGACGGGGCTGACGCTGGTGCGGCGGCTGCGCCAGCTCGGCCACCCCGCCGATGTGATCATGGTGACCGCGGCCCGGGATGTGGCGACCGTCCGGACCGCCATGCGGTACGGCGCGCTCCAGTACCTGGTCAAGCCGTTCAGCTTCAGCGGTCTGCGGTCCAAGCTGGAGAGTTACGCGGCCCTGCGCCGGACCCTCGAAGGCGTGGGCGGCGGCCGGGGCGAGGCCGGGCAGGAGCAGGTGGACCAGATCTTCGGCGCCCTGCGCACCATGGAGTCCGGCTCGGCGGCCGGGCTGCCCAAGGGGCACTCCGCGCCCACCGCCGACGTCATCCGCCATGTCCTGTCGGCCGCCGAGGGGCCGCTTTCCGCGCACGAGGTCGCCGCCCGGGCCGGCCTCAGCCGCTCCACCGCCCAGCGCTACCTCAAGTACCTGGAGGGCGCGGGCCGCATCAGCCTGAGCCTCAAGTACGGCGACACGGGCCGCCCCGAGCACCGGTACGCGTGGGCGAAGGCGAGTTGAGGAGCGCCCCGGCAGCCACTGCCGGGAACTGACCCCAGCACTCCTCAGCTCGCGCCGAGCGTCCGTTCCGCAAGTGTTTCCAGGGCCGACCCGATCTCGTCGACGCCACGGCCCCGGCTCCGCTGATGCGCGAACAGCTCGGGCGCCAGCGGGGCCAGCAGGATGTCGGCGAGCGCGTCGGGGCCGGGGACGCCCGCCTCCTTGACGAGCATGCGGACATGCGCGCGCCAGAAGCCGTACGCCCCGGTGGCGAACCGCGCGGAGCCGGACTCGGCGCCCAGGGTGAGATGGATGTGCTGCTCCAGCAGGTCGGTCATCGCCGCGTAGAAGGCGGCCAGCCGCTGCGCGGGCGGCGCACCGGGCCCCAGCGGCGGCTCGCCCCTCAGCAGCTTCTCCTGGAGCGTGCGTTCATGTTCGTCGAGGAGCGCCGTGGCGATGGACGGGATGTCGGGGTACCGGCGGTAGAGCGTGCCCCGTCCCACGCCGGCTTCCCGGGCGATGGCGTCCATCGTCACCTTGCGCGGATCCCCCGCGGCGAAGAGCCGGTTGGCCGCGGCGAGCACCTTGGCCCGGTTCCTTGCTGCGTCCGCGCGTTCCATGGATTCCACCGTACAGGAATAAGTGGACACGACGTCCGGTTACCCTGGTCGAGCTAAGCGGACACGATGTCCACTTACTGATTCCAGGGGGTACCCATGCCTGTACTGCTGCACATCGCCGCGAGCGCGCGGCGCGACTCCTACAGCCGCGAACTGGGCGATGCCTTCGCCGCCGCCTGGCAGAGCGCGAATCCGGCCGGCACGTACGTGCTCCGCGATCTGCGCACCGACCCGGCGCCGCAGATCGACGAGGCGTGGACCGAGCTCTGCGACCACGTCCTGCGGCACGGCATCACCGACATCGCCCGGTACGAGGAGGCGGTGCGCACCCCGGACCAGGCGCGGGCCTGGGAGGTGCTGCGGCCGCTGCTGGCCGAACTGGTCGCCGCGGACGTCGTACTGATCACGACCCCGATGTACAACTTCTCCGTCCCCGCCTCCCTGAAGGCGTGGATCGACCAGGTGACGTTTCCCAAGATGTCGCTGGCGGGGCGCCGCTTCGTGATCGCCTCCGCCCGGGGCGGGGCATACGGTCCCGGCACCCCGCGCGAACCGTACGACCACCAGGAACGCTATCTGCGGGACTTCCTCGCGGGCCACTTCGCGATCGACGACCCGGTCTTCCTCTCGACCGAGCTGGTGAACTCCCGGATCGATCCCTCGCTCGCCGCCCGCCGCACCCAGCACGACGAGTCGCGCGCGGCCGCCCTCACCGCCGCGCGTGAACTGGGCGGAGGCATCCGATGAGCTGGCTGCTGCTGGTCTGCGCCGGGCTGGTCGAGATCGCCTGGTCCCAGAGCATCAAACCGACGCATGGGTTCACCAGGCCGCTGCCGACGCTGGTGTGCGCGGTACTCATGGTCGGCGCGGTGTATCTGCTAGCGCGGGCCATGGAGGGGCTGCCGGTGGGCACGGCGTACGCGGCCTTCACGGGCATCGGGGCGATCGGGGCCATCGCCCTGGGGATCCTCGTCCAGCACGATCCGGTGAGTCCGGGACGGCTGGCGGCGCTCTCCCTGATCGTCGGCGGGGTGGCGCTGGCACGGATGACGACGCCGTCCGCGTGAGCGGCGGGTGCCCGCCCCGGGGAGGGCGGGCACCCGGCTCCGCGTGTGCCGGTCACGTCCGCGAGGTGGCCGCGCGGCGCCTGGTGGCTTCAGGGCTTGAGACTGCTGACGACGTCGGCCGTGGCCGCCAGTCCGTCCTGGATGGTCGGCGCCATGCTCGTACCCGCGAGGAAGAACCCGAGCATGGCGCAGACCAGCGCATGCGAGATCTTGAGGCCCCCGTTGCGGAGAAAGATCACCGCGAGGATCAGCAGAAGCAGCACCAGTGAGATCGAAATGGCCATGGCCAACCTCCTCCGCCGCGCCGGAATGCGGCATTCGGCCGCCAGTGTGGCGTAGCGGAGGAGCCATCCGGACGGCTGGCGTGTCCGCCATCCGGGTGTTGACTGGCTGTCATGCTCGGGGCGTCGCGTCCGGTCCGTCGTGGGGCGAGCGTCCTCGGACAGCCCTTAGCGGTCGTGGGTGCGCAGGAAGCGCTCCAGACCCGCCAGATCATCGGTGTTGAGGTGGTCGACCCCGGCGGCCAGCAGCTCCGTCCAGAGCGCCTCCCGCTCCGGTCCCGGCGTGTCGGGAGTGGCCCAGAAGCGAATGCGCCGGCCGCTCCGGTGGGCCGTGGCGACGAGCGCGCGCAGTTTGTCCCGCTCGGCCACAGGGAAGGGTCCCGCGCCGAGCCAGCTGAAGCCGTCGGTCCAGCTGCTGCTGATGAGCGGGACGAACGTGGCGTCGGCCGCGCCCCCGAGGTCCTCGGGCCGCCCGTCGTAGAAGGCGTACCGGGTGCTCTGCGCCTCCATCGGGGCGCGGGCGGCTCGGTCGCCGGATATGACGGGTGTGATCGCGCCGGGCCGCACCCGGCCGTGGTGGTACGACGTCAGCATCCGCCGGTAGCGCCGGAGCTGCCGGTCCAGTTCGAGATAGGCGGCGGCTCCGTCCGTCTTGATGTCGATCAGCAGCTGCACGGGTTCGCGGTAGCCGGGGTGGACCGTGCCGTGGTTGGCCCGGACCCTCGCGAGCAGCGGGTCGAGGTAGAGCGATGCGAGGGTACGGGCGGGGTCGAGGTCGGTGGCCTCGTGGGCTACCAGCAGCTCCCCGTCCACCAGGAAGATGTCGGCCTCGACGCTGGTGAAGCCGTGCGCGAGCGCGTCGTGCAGTGGGCGCGGGTGCAGGTAGTCGTTGTGCGCGTGGGCCCTGGGCAGGGCGCGGGTGCGGCGGTGTCGTGCGGCCGGGGACGCGGCGGCCGCCTCGGAGGCGACGGCCGTCCGGGAGGACAGGAACGTGCCTGCGGCCGCGGTGGCGAGCGCGGTGGTGACGACGGATCGGCGAGTCGGGAACGCCATGGATTCTCCCGGGATTCGGTGGTGGACCGGACGGGCGGACGCGACCGAGTATGCGCCGGTGATCACCTCAACGGGCATACCCCGCACAAGAGTTGTCCCGGTCGTCGTCCGTCCGTCGGTTGCCGTTCCCTCGATCAGGCCGGGAGCGTCCAGCGCTGGTTGGCTCCGCCGGTGCAGGTGTAGATGCCGAGCGGGGTGCCGTTGGCGCTGCCGCCCCCGTAGGCGTCGAGGCATTTCCCGGAGGCGGGGTTCACCAGGGCCGCTCCGTCGGTCCGCCACTGCTGGGCGGCCGAGCCGTCGCAGGCCGCGGTCCGCACGGTGGTGCCGCTGACCGCCATGCAGTGGAACTGGGCGCGGAGCGTTCCGTCGGAGGCCCGTACCCAGTTCTGGTTGTTTCCGCCGTTGCAGCTCCAGAGGTTCAGCTGTGTGCCCGTGGTGCCGCCGGGGATGTCGACGCAGGCGCCCCCTACTCCGGTGAGGGAACCGGAGGACGAGTTGCCGATGCCGTCCTCGTGCACGCTGCCGCCGCTCTGGCCCCGCACCGCGGCGCCGCTGGAGCACGTGCTGCTGACGCTGGTGCCACCGAGGGCGGCGGTGACGGCCCCGCTGCCCGTCGTACCGCCTGGCAGGTCGAAGAGGGCCTTGGAGTACGGCGAGTCGGCGCAGGTAGCGGCGTTGTTGTTCCAGTCGAAGTACTCGACCCAGTCGACCATTCCACCGGTGGAGACCTTCGCGCCGGTGCCGGTCTGCAGGCTGCCGAGCACGAACGAGGTCCCTGCCGTGGCATCGGTGATCGTGGCCCGGTACCAGCCGGACGTCGTGTCGGGTGCGATGCGGAACCGGTAGTGGTGCCCGGCCGTGAAACGCTCACGAGCCGGCAGGTGTAGCCGCTGCCGCCCTCGGTGAACGTCTGGCAGTAGGTGCCCGCGCTTCCCGCCCTGCCTCCGGTGGAGTCCCAGAGCGAGAAGAGGAACAGGCCGCCGCCTGAGCGGTTGCGCTGCATGCCGATGTAGCCGCCGACCCCGTTGGTGAAGCCGAACTGATGGGACCAGAAGACGTTCGCCCGGCCGGGGTCGGACTGGACGGTCGTCCCGAAGGTGACCTCGTCGAGAGCGGTCGTCCCGGCCGGGAACGTGTAGTTGCTGTATGAACCCGGGGTCTGGCCGGCCGCGGCGGACGGCCCGGCCAGACCCAGACAGGCGGCGACGGTGAGGATCACCACCATGGCGGTGGCGCGTGCTCCGTGCATGTCCCACTCCTTGTCCGGACGGGCCGACGGGCCGACCCGTCGGTCGGCAGAGGACCCGCCCTTCGGTCATGGACTCGCCCATTGGCTACGGACTCACCCATTGGTCATGGACTCGTCAAACAGGGTGGGGGACGGCGGACCGCCAGGGGCATGGACTTATCCGGTCGCGCTCATGGACTCCTGCGCCGTGCCGCCCGCCCCGCACACCGTCGTCCAGCCCACCGTCCGGTCGCACCAGCGTTCAAGCAGCACCCGGTCGTGGCCGACGGCCAGCAGTCCGGCCCCGGACTCCCGCCGGTAGGTCTCCACCACCGCGACCAGCGCGGCGGTCGTCGACGCGTCGAGCATCGCGGTCATCTCGTCGCAGATCAGCCATCGCGGCCGCAGGACCAGCGCCCTGGCCAGACAGGCGCGCTGCAACTGGCCGTCGCTCACCTCGTGCGGGCGCCGGCCGAGCAGTTCGGCCGTGAGTCCGACGGCGGGCGCCAGTTCGGCCACCCGGTCCGGCACCTGGGCCCGGCGGCCGGTGGCCCGCAGCGGCTGGGCGATGAGTTCGCGCAGGGTGAGCCGGGGGTCGGCGGCGAGCCGGGGCTGCTGGAAGACGACACCGAGGGCGGTGCGCTGCGCGCGCGGGGCGGCGTGCCGCCAGCCGCGTACCTGCTCGCCGTCGAGCACGACCGTGCCCGCGTACGGGCGGTGCAGCAGTGCCGCGACCCTCGCCAGGGTGGACTTGCCGCAGCCGCTCGGGCCCAGCAGCCCGACCGACTCCCCCGCCGCGAGGCTCAGCGACGCCTCGCGGACGACGGGGTCCCGGGGATCGTACCCGGCAGTGACACGGGTGAGTTCAAGCACGGACCGGCTCCTCCCCGTCCGCCCGCACACCGTGGTGGCAGGCGAGACGGCCGTCGAACAGGGGCAGTTCGGCACACCGGTCGTCGGCACGGCCGCATCGGGCGGCGAACGCGCACCCCTCGGGGAGCGCCCCGAGTTCCGGCGGCATGCCGGGGATCGGCACGAAGGCGCGCTCCGGCAGGGCGTCCAGGAGGCCGCGCGCGTAGGGGTGGCGCGGTCCCGGCCCGCCGAAGAACCGGGCGGCGTCGGTGAGTTCGACGATGCGGCCCGCGTACATCACGGCGACCCGGTCGGCGATCCGCTCGGCCGCCGCGAGGTCGTGGGTGATGAGCAGCAGCGCCCGGTCCCCGTCGGTGTGGCGGCGCAGTTCGTCGACGGTCCGCTCGACGAGGTCGCGGTCGAGTCCCGTGGTGGGTTCGTCGGCGAGGAGCAGGGGCGCGTCGCCGATCAGGGCGAGCGCGGTCGCGGCACGCTGGGCGAGGCCACCGGAGAGTTCGTGCGGATACCGGTCGAGGTGCCCGGCCGGGAACGAGGCGCGCGCGGCGGCCCGTTCGGCGGCCGGGCGCAGGGCGGGCCCGCGGGTGCCGGTCAGCTCGCGCAGGGTCTCCTCCAGTTGGGCGCGCACGGTGCGGACCGGGGTGAGGTGTGCGGCGGGGCTCTGCGGGACGAGTCCGATGCGGCGGCCCCGTACCGTGCGGGCCAGGGTCCGTTCATCGGCGGTGAGGAGTTCGGTGCCGTCGCCGAGCAGCGCCGAGCCCGAGGTCCGCGCATTGCCGGGGAGCAGTCCCAGCAGTGCGGAGGCCAGTACGGACTTGCCGCAGCCGCTCTCGCCGACCAGGGCCAGGCACTCCCCCGCCGCGAGGTCGAAGTGCGCGTCCTCGACGGCGGCGATGTGCCGCCCGCCGCGCATCCGGAAGCGCACGGAGAGCCCGCGGACGCGGAGCACCGGGGTCTTCGGGCCGGGGGTGGTCGTCACAGCATCAGCTCCGATCGGCGGCGCGGGTTGATCCGCTCCCGCCAGGCTCCGGCGAGGCCCGCCAGGGCGAGGGTCGGGACGATCAGGAACAGGCCGGGGAAGAGCGTCGGCCACCAGTCCCCCGCGAGCAGCGAACCGCGGGCCGTCTGTACGAGATTGCCCAGGCTCGCCTGATGGGTGGGCAGTCCGAGCCCCAGGAAGGAGAGCGCGGACTCGTGCCACATGGCGTGCGGCACCATGAGCACCGCGGCGAGGCCGGCCTGCGGGAGCACGGCGGGCAGCAGGTGCCGGGCGACGACCCGGCCGCGCGAGGCGCCGCCGGAGACCGCCGCGTCGACGAACGGGCGGGAACGCAGCGACAGCACCTCGGCGCGGACGATCCTGGCGGTCGAGAGCCAGTGGGTGAGTGCGACGGACACGATCACCGGGCCGACTCCGGGCCGGAACATCGCGACGATGAAGATGCCGAGCAGCAGATGCGGCACGGACGAGAAGGTGTCCACGAGCCGCATGACGACGCGGTCGGTCCAGCCGCCGGACGCCGCGGCCAGCGCGCCGACCGCGGTCCCGATGACGGTCGCGGTGAGCCCGGCGACGACGCCGACGAGCAGGGAGACACGGAGCCCGTACACGCAGCGCAGCAGCAGGTCGCGCCCGATGTCGTCGGTACCGAACGGGTGCTCCCAGGACGGTGGCCGGAGCTTGGCGGCGAGGTCGACGGCCTGTTGGTCGAGCTGGACCAGCGGCGGCACGAGCAGCACCGCGAGCAGTACCGCGGCGGTGATCCCGGCGGAAGCGATCACGCGGATCCGGCGGGTGGTGCGACGCGCGGGTCCGAGGTCGGTCTCAGCCATCGAAGCCCACCCTCGGGTCGGCGATCGCGTACAGCAGATCGGAGAGGAGGTTGCCGAGCACCACGGCCACGGTGGCGAGCACCGTGAGCGCGGCGAGCAGCGGGAAGTCGACGGAGGTGGCGGCCTGCACGGTGGCGGCGGCGATGCCGGGCCAGCTGAAGACCGTCTCGACGAGCAGGGCGCCGGTGATGAGTTCGGGGACGCGGGAGCCGATGAGGGTGAGCATCGGCAGCATTCCGGAGCGCAGTGCGTGGCCGAGCAGTACGGTGCGTTCGCGCAGTCCGCGGGCTCGGGCGCCGCGCACCGGGTCCTCGTCGAGGGCGTCCGCGACGCCCTGGCGCACGTAGAGGAAGAACCACGGCAGCTGGGAGATCCCGAGCACGGCCGCGGGGAGCACCAGATGGGTGGCGACCTGCCCGGGGGTGACGGTGTCGCTGGCCGCGTCGGTGAGGCCGCCGGCCGGGAGCACGTCGAGTTCCAGGGCGAAGAGCCAGACGGCGAGCAGGCCGAGCCAGAAGGCCGGGGCGGCTTCGAGGGTGTACGCGGCGGAGCTTGCGCACCGGTCGAGCAGACGTCCCGGCCTGCGTGCCGCCAGCACGCCGAGGCCCGTGCCGAGGACCACGGCGACGGCGAAGGCGGTCGCGGCGAGCAGTACGGACCAGCCCAGGCGTTCACCGATGACGTCGGCGACCGGCTGGCGCATGACCGCGGAGTCGCCGAGGTCGCCGCCGAGCGCGGAGGTCAGCCAGTTCCACCAGCGGCTGACGAGCGGCTGGTCGACGCCGAGGTTGGCCCGCAGCTGGTCGAGGTTGTCCTGCGAGGCGGTCAGGCCGGCGGTGCCCGCGTACGCCTTGACGGGGTCGAAGGGGGAGGCGGCGGCGACGGCGAAGACGCCGAACGTCACGGCGGCCAGGACGGGGACGGCGAGTAGGGCCCGCCGTCCCGCCATCCTGCCCATCGGCCCCCAGGGGAGGCGGTGGCTCACTTCTTCGGCGTCCAGTCCTCGACGTTCCACCAGGGGCCGGAGGCCAGTCCGTGGTCGTGCGGTTCGACCTGGGTGGTGAGGGTGCCGAAACGGTCCTTGACGACGTAGAGGTGGTCGATGTGGGTGAGGAAGGTGTAGCCGGGGTTCTTCACCAGTTCGCGCTGGACGGTGTCGTAGGCGGCCTTGCGTGCGGCGCGGTCACCGCTTCTGCGGCCCGCTTCCAGGGCCCGGTCGACGGCCTTGTTGTCGTACCACGCCATGTTGTTGAAGCCGTCGCCCGCGAGCGAGGACTTCAGCAGGGTGTACTGGTCGAAGTCGGGGTCGGCGGGTGATCCGCCGCCCGCGAGGACCGCGTCCTGCTTCATCCGGGGCTCGATGACCTCCCAGGTCCCGGCCTCGGTGGTGATGTCGATGCCGGCCTTCTTGGCGTCGGAGGCGTAGGCGAGCGCGTGGTCCTGGCGCAGCTTGTCGCCGGTGAGATACCAGAGCGGGAAGGCGGCGCGCACGCCGTCCCTGGTGCGGATGCCGTCCTTGCCGGGCTTCCATCCGGCGTCGTCGAGGATCTTCTTCGCGGCGTCGAGGTCGTGGGGGCGTTCGGTGCCCTTGGTGAACCACTCGCTGTCGGTGGGGACGGGCCCGTAGGCGGGCCTGCCCTCGCCGTTGAGGAGGGAGTCGACCATGGCCTTGCGGTCGACGGCGACATCGAGGGCGCGCCGGACGGCGATGTCGCCCGTGACCTCGTTGTGGGTGGGCAGGGTCACGGTGCGGTAGTCGTAGGTGGTGGCGGCGTACGTCCGGGTGCCGCCG
Coding sequences within it:
- a CDS encoding ABC transporter substrate-binding protein, yielding MTARSIRGAAAAVLATVLLSAATACSQPGGPDGGGSGSGAGDSAVVGIAYEPDSLSPLLGYGKDGNSKIFDGLLTLDDNMELRPALATALPEVSDDGLTYTYRLRKGVKFSDGEPFGAKDVVFTYRTILDEKTNNASRTELDAVRSVEAAGDDTVVFTLKYPYAPFARRTVLPIAPEHIAGKQDVNTGDFTTHPIGTGPYLLTKWSKGEKIAFKANPGYWGGAPKVKKFTMAIIKDDDVRATRLRSGELDGAILPPNLVKGFARTGGTRTYAATTYDYRTVTLPTHNEVTGDIAVRRALDVAVDRKAMVDSLLNGEGRPAYGPVPTDSEWFTKGTERPHDLDAAKKILDDAGWKPGKDGIRTRDGVRAAFPLWYLTGDKLRQDHALAYASDAKKAGIDITTEAGTWEVIEPRMKQDAVLAGGGSPADPDFDQYTLLKSSLAGDGFNNMAWYDNKAVDRALEAGRRSGDRAARKAAYDTVQRELVKNPGYTFLTHIDHLYVVKDRFGTLTTQVEPHDHGLASGPWWNVEDWTPKK
- a CDS encoding ABC transporter ATP-binding protein, giving the protein MLELTRVTAGYDPRDPVVREASLSLAAGESVGLLGPSGCGKSTLARVAALLHRPYAGTVVLDGEQVRGWRHAAPRAQRTALGVVFQQPRLAADPRLTLRELIAQPLRATGRRAQVPDRVAELAPAVGLTAELLGRRPHEVSDGQLQRACLARALVLRPRWLICDEMTAMLDASTTAALVAVVETYRRESGAGLLAVGHDRVLLERWCDRTVGWTTVCGAGGTAQESMSATG
- a CDS encoding ABC transporter permease, giving the protein MGRMAGRRALLAVPVLAAVTFGVFAVAAASPFDPVKAYAGTAGLTASQDNLDQLRANLGVDQPLVSRWWNWLTSALGGDLGDSAVMRQPVADVIGERLGWSVLLAATAFAVAVVLGTGLGVLAARRPGRLLDRCASSAAYTLEAAPAFWLGLLAVWLFALELDVLPAGGLTDAASDTVTPGQVATHLVLPAAVLGISQLPWFFLYVRQGVADALDEDPVRGARARGLRERTVLLGHALRSGMLPMLTLIGSRVPELITGALLVETVFSWPGIAAATVQAATSVDFPLLAALTVLATVAVVLGNLLSDLLYAIADPRVGFDG
- a CDS encoding TetR/AcrR family transcriptional regulator — translated: MERADAARNRAKVLAAANRLFAAGDPRKVTMDAIAREAGVGRGTLYRRYPDIPSIATALLDEHERTLQEKLLRGEPPLGPGAPPAQRLAAFYAAMTDLLEQHIHLTLGAESGSARFATGAYGFWRAHVRMLVKEAGVPGPDALADILLAPLAPELFAHQRSRGRGVDEIGSALETLAERTLGAS
- a CDS encoding FMN-dependent NADH-azoreductase; protein product: MPVLLHIAASARRDSYSRELGDAFAAAWQSANPAGTYVLRDLRTDPAPQIDEAWTELCDHVLRHGITDIARYEEAVRTPDQARAWEVLRPLLAELVAADVVLITTPMYNFSVPASLKAWIDQVTFPKMSLAGRRFVIASARGGAYGPGTPREPYDHQERYLRDFLAGHFAIDDPVFLSTELVNSRIDPSLAARRTQHDESRAAALTAARELGGGIR
- a CDS encoding DMT family transporter, translating into MSWLLLVCAGLVEIAWSQSIKPTHGFTRPLPTLVCAVLMVGAVYLLARAMEGLPVGTAYAAFTGIGAIGAIALGILVQHDPVSPGRLAALSLIVGGVALARMTTPSA
- a CDS encoding phosphatidylinositol-specific phospholipase C/glycerophosphodiester phosphodiesterase family protein, which gives rise to MAFPTRRSVVTTALATAAAGTFLSSRTAVASEAAAASPAARHRRTRALPRAHAHNDYLHPRPLHDALAHGFTSVEADIFLVDGELLVAHEATDLDPARTLASLYLDPLLARVRANHGTVHPGYREPVQLLIDIKTDGAAAYLELDRQLRRYRRMLTSYHHGRVRPGAITPVISGDRAARAPMEAQSTRYAFYDGRPEDLGGAADATFVPLISSSWTDGFSWLGAGPFPVAERDKLRALVATAHRSGRRIRFWATPDTPGPEREALWTELLAAGVDHLNTDDLAGLERFLRTHDR
- a CDS encoding ABC transporter ATP-binding protein, producing MRGGRHIAAVEDAHFDLAAGECLALVGESGCGKSVLASALLGLLPGNARTSGSALLGDGTELLTADERTLARTVRGRRIGLVPQSPAAHLTPVRTVRAQLEETLRELTGTRGPALRPAAERAAARASFPAGHLDRYPHELSGGLAQRAATALALIGDAPLLLADEPTTGLDRDLVERTVDELRRHTDGDRALLLITHDLAAAERIADRVAVMYAGRIVELTDAARFFGGPGPRHPYARGLLDALPERAFVPIPGMPPELGALPEGCAFAARCGRADDRCAELPLFDGRLACHHGVRADGEEPVRA
- a CDS encoding response regulator; translation: MIDVLVVDDDFRVAEINAAYVAKVPGFRVISRAHTAAQALAFLERDHVDLVLLDHYLPDETGLTLVRRLRQLGHPADVIMVTAARDVATVRTAMRYGALQYLVKPFSFSGLRSKLESYAALRRTLEGVGGGRGEAGQEQVDQIFGALRTMESGSAAGLPKGHSAPTADVIRHVLSAAEGPLSAHEVAARAGLSRSTAQRYLKYLEGAGRISLSLKYGDTGRPEHRYAWAKAS
- a CDS encoding RICIN domain-containing protein; this translates as MLGSLQTGTGAKVSTGGMVDWVEYFDWNNNAATCADSPYSKALFDLPGGTTGSGAVTAALGGTSVSSTCSSGAAVRGQSGGSVHEDGIGNSSSGSLTGVGGACVDIPGGTTGTQLNLWSCNGGNNQNWVRASDGTLRAQFHCMAVSGTTVRTAACDGSAAQQWRTDGAALVNPASGKCLDAYGGGSANGTPLGIYTCTGGANQRWTLPA
- a CDS encoding ABC transporter permease, whose protein sequence is MAETDLGPARRTTRRIRVIASAGITAAVLLAVLLVPPLVQLDQQAVDLAAKLRPPSWEHPFGTDDIGRDLLLRCVYGLRVSLLVGVVAGLTATVIGTAVGALAAASGGWTDRVVMRLVDTFSSVPHLLLGIFIVAMFRPGVGPVIVSVALTHWLSTARIVRAEVLSLRSRPFVDAAVSGGASRGRVVARHLLPAVLPQAGLAAVLMVPHAMWHESALSFLGLGLPTHQASLGNLVQTARGSLLAGDWWPTLFPGLFLIVPTLALAGLAGAWRERINPRRRSELML
- a CDS encoding sensor histidine kinase, yielding MRIHWPRRVFAQVLLTQVVITTGVIMLVTGLFLAPLSHQLDNQAMHQALSIAQTTAAEPGLVRDLRSTGPSPGGPVQAEAERIRRATGALYIVVMDTRGVRWSHTDTAQIGRHVSTDPSTALGGREIMQIDDGTLGRSARAKVPLRDRRGKIVGAVSVGIAYDSVHDRLLGTIPGLLQYSGAALAVGVLAALAVSRRLQRSTHGLAFADISALLDEREAMLHSIREAVLALDARGRIRLLNDEARRLLELDQEAVGRPLGEVLPPGRTAEVLTGRVDGANLITVCRGRVLIANRMPTGDGGAVVTLRDRTELELLGRELDSTHGLLDALRAQDHEHANRLHTLLGLLELGRHDAAVEFVEEVTSGHRASAEQVAERVNDPLLSALLVGKSAIAAERGASLRISPGTRLPDVVVDPRDLVTVLGNLIDNALDVATLIEVELLAEGSTAVLRVSDNGPGVPPGMREQIFTEGWSTKESPAHRGRGLGLALVRRLAERYGGAARVTARAGGGAVFTVVLPEALTVRPLTEVGESR